One Populus nigra chromosome 16, ddPopNigr1.1, whole genome shotgun sequence genomic window, TTGAAGATTAGTTTTTGAAGTTTCAAAACTTGGATCCAACTTTTGGTTGCTAGAATTTAACAAAAGACgatgtgttatttttctaagtAGGATGACATGTCTCACACAATTTTATGTTTGTTCCATATCAAAATTGCTCCTATATTTTTGTCAATTCGACAAATAAGCTCATATAAAAATGCAATGATAAAAAACTGTCCTATGTTTATAAAATTTAGTCCATAATTCAACCTAATTAAACTAAATTGCAATATATTGTAAGATAACTAGCAATTAAAACTTTGGACAAGCTTATAATAcaaatccaaagaaaaagacatttgttttttttaaaaaaaaaaataaaaagtccaggattaaaaatattttcaagaaaaaaaataatacgttatatatatatagtgaataTTATAGATTGAAACTcaagaaaataacatttattattattattattctcttttGATCTTCTTAACAAACACatgatctatttttaaaataaaaacactttatctACTTGTTACATCCATATAAATCCACTGATTTGGTTCATAATCATTGCCCTAATTTTGTTGCTTAAGCTCCGACGATGGGGTCGCTTAAGGTGGATTGAagctcacacacacacacacctcctCTCTTCTGACATATACCAACATTTCTCGCCTAGCCTACCCTACCCTCTTGCGTCAACCAGACAATCATATCATAGGTATCCAATAATATTCAATTCAAGATACGTGATGAAATaagtataagaaaataataggaCGAGAGAAAGACTAACAAGAAACAATGATCAAAACCATTACTAAAAGTATGTATGAAAGTgtaattgttgttattttttaaagtgttttttgtattgaaatatattaaaataattttttttaaaaaaattatttttgagattaatatatcaaaacaatctaaaatacacaaaaaaaattaatttttaacaaaaaataaattacaaactgcattcccaaacaaaatCTAGCCGACTTGAATGCATACtaatatttctatttatttcctCTCATTCATGAATGACTGTTCAATATTATTtgttacaaatttaaaaaaaatttaaaattttttaaattattttaatgtgttaatattaaaaataaaattttaaaataaaaaatattaaaaaataattattatcataatgtGGTTTTAATCGAAGAATGCTCTTTTCTAATGCGATGTTGTTATATAGAGGGGCTATGTGACCCGTGATAGGGAACATGCAAGTGGATTACATGGTTTTTAATATAAGCAACCAGTCAGATATGCCAGAAGTGAAGAAAGACACCGACAACTGAGGAGGCTGCAAGGCTTAATAAACCTCTTGTCGGAGGACAATCCCGGAGCAGGTGCAGATTAATTTCAGTAGATTGGACACGACCAAGACAAACAAACCACATAAGATATCTCATTCTTACCCTTTGCTGGAGCTTGTACACGCCAAACCCAGTTAATGAAAGAGCTGTGGGCTAGCCATGTTGGAAGAGCTGTGGGCTAGCCATTTGTAAGctgatttagaagaaaaaaccgGTCCAGGACAGAGCAGAATCGAGATCAAGGACAAGCACGAATGGTGTAAATTGAGGAATAGGAGGAGTTCGAAGAACTCTAAAATCCCAATTATGAGAAGCAGAGATCAAATtagaaacaattaaattaatcatcACTGCCATGGAGTTGAGGTAACATGCACAGCTTATCAAACCATAGTAAAATCTCGTTACCATTCCCAGCCCACCAGATATATCCATCCCCCAACTCCAGAAAGCTCTTGTGAATGGACTCTTCCAGGTATAAGGAAAAGCAAAAGAGAACCGAAAATAAataacttcttttcttttagaagCAATGGATAATATTGTCTACAAGTCCTATGCTTGTATTGCTATAGAATCCAGAAATAACTCTCTCTTTACAAGCGGCAAGATTCAGAAGACGTCTCTGACATATGCAAACATCTGATATCAGTACTTGACGTATTTTCTATGTGGAAAGCCATTTTCCGATTCACTGGATGCGGAAATGGGTTTGCATCCTAATGCTGAAGGCCATCTAACcctaaattaagaatttttatgTGACCAGTTCGAGTTTTACAAACCTCAGAGTCAttggagacttacatgatcgttaattttagggcccgtgagattaatcGAAGTACACGCAAACTGGCCCGGACACTCAactacattaatatatataaaaaaatacttcttaTCAATGGAGCTAGATGTCAAGGTCTATGGCATCATGGCGATACACGCAGTGTCAGGGCCAGAAAAGCATCACCAGAAAACAACTGATTATTGCATAACGGGAaatacagtgttttttttttttggttactgTGATTTGGACCCATCAAAGTTTGGTATATAACATCAATTAGGTTATTAGTTGGGAAACAAGTAGATAGACTCATCACCTAGGCCAAAAACGAACGCCTATATATAACCCAGTGAAACGTGCTGAACTGCAACAAAATATGCTTATAGCCCCTTCTAATAGAAGTTGTTCGATACGCTCCTATCTATCACCTAGTTTGCCTTGCCATGTAAAATCCTGACGATGACAAGCCTCGGGCGTGAGGAGAAAATTTCACGACGCAGATGCAAGATAATTCCAACACTATTTAGATCAAGGCTCACGCATTCAAATTTTCTATATCTAGTACAGGCAGGTAGACGCCAAATCAAATACACAAAATAATCTTTGTTTTCGAAATTCTGGCACACAATCCAATCGATACTTTCAAAATCCATAAAGGGAACTCTTGAAACAGCATGGTCAGAACACCAGGTCATTATGATTTTCATAATCTGGGACTCTAGCTCATAATTCCTCTTTATGCTACGTGACAAGAGAAACCTAACTACATATGATGGTTGGAATGCAAGTCAGGATCCATAATAAAACAGGCTAATCGGTACATTAGACTCAACAGACTAAACTATTTGCCTCACATCTGCCCATAGACGGTGTTAAGAGTGAAAGTATAAAAAAGCCAAGTATCTGCTGCTCGGCGTTTGTATTCTAGATGAATGATAGGGCACAATGTTGCATACATTTCCCAATAAACATAGCTGAAACAAGGTTCCCGAAACCTACTTAATGTCACATGAGTGAGAATGCAAAACCAAATCAAAGGGTATTCTGTGTACAAAAATATTACTTCTCCGACATAAACATACATATTTCAACCAAATTCAGAGTCAGGGGAACCAAATATTAGTTACATAACCATGTTAAGTTATTAACAGTCAACCTAATGTAAAGTCCCCTACCGAGGCAAACACCACTTCGCATACATTTTCTATGAACAATCATAAGAGAAAGCTCACTTACATAACCATAGGTTTTCCAACCTCACGACCGTGAACCTTCCAAAACACAATGCCAGCATCATCAGCCTTCTTAGTATCAATAGCAATAGCCCCAAATAACGCCCTGAAAGCACTGCAAACCACTAAGGGAGTCGTCGAATTAGTTTTGGGAGAAACTCTAACCACCTTGTGCAACCCCAATCTCATCCCATCGACAGCACATGAAGTGTCCACTTTAGAGTTATCTGCTATCCGGCGGTTAAGGTCTTTCGAGGAGATCTCAGCGTCCTTTCCAAGGTAATACATAGAGACAGATGTGTCAATCACATTTGATCCCAGAATGCTCAACGCCTTATTGTTTTCCTCGGAGAATGATGAGTGTGTCATCGCTCGGCGAAGATAACCAATGTTCTTGAAGGCATAGCTGCAAATTTAAGAAGCAAAACAATGATAAATCTTTCGGTCCACCAGGAAATAAAATACATTCAATCACTacgataaaaaatgaaatatgtaTACCAGTATGGCAACTAGCTATACATTTAGCACAAGTTAtggcttttttttctaaattaatcttTTGGGTCCAATAAAATAgcaaatatatttcatttgaaGATCCCAATTTCATAGTTGattttcctcctttttcttGGCAACCAAGTACAGTTCTATGATAGAGAAGGCAAAAAGGAAAGGGAACCCAAAAAACTTACCCGATCTGATTCTGCAGCGTGTCCAGTGCCGACTCAAATGGCGATAATTTGAGCTTGTTTGCAGCTCCAACCTGCATAGTAAATTATATCTTTCCAGTTTCATTCCTTCTCTTCTACATTATAACAACAGAAACCAAGCAAAACATTTTAGGGTTTCTAACAATAGGGTTTCGCCCAAATAAATATACCTGTGAGAGGGAGAAGATGGAAAAGACGGCTAGCGTAAAGACAGTGAAGCGAGAAGAAGCCATTGTTTACTTTTGCGATCTATTGAGGTTGGTTGTTTTAAGACTTCGCTCTAATGGTTGAACTGGGATGTCAGATGTCAGATGTCAGATTGTTGTCTATGGGCCCTTCGTAATGTTTTGGTATGGCCTTTGCATGGGCCCATTATAAATTTAGTCTACAGATGGTGAAATCCTAGGATGCCTAGAAAAATTCAAATCCAAAATGAATGAAGAATGCCACGCGCCATGCAACGACCGTTTTTTCAAATCCCATGCAAATAAATCGACACAAACCAGCCAAGTTTTGAATCCTCTTATGTTTTTAGGCAAacattttaatcatgttttatatctcattattaatcttcaataaaatgTTCTAAATAAGGtgagagaaaataaattctaaGGAACCTAAATAGGGTGTTTCTTATACTATGCACATATTGAGcggtgatttttgttttttttttgtcaaaattaatagccaataacttttgatttattaaaaaaagcaaacaaagaaCTAGGGTGAAAAACATGGGAAACTAGGTGGTGATTCTAAAATTGATGCacaaaattcattttagttCTTTACTTTTCAATTGATACATTGTTggtcattttagtttttaaatatttgattttaatataaaacttcgttatctttctttttaaatttctagtttagagaaaagaaaaagaaaatatattaattctaattagagagagaaatcatcagTTAACATTAATTTcagttatgaaaaaaattattttgtaccggttttatttaataaaataagttccaataaggtgtttttttatcttcaccTTGCTTGAAAGAATAGATTTCAGCTCAAAATTTATTCAGGTTTATTCTTAGTCCTTTAACCTATTTTTTGGTTGTTCAAAGCAATGCATGAGTTTATTTAGATCTCTAAGATGACTTTTAGgtgtttttgagaaaaaaaaatgattgagaaATGGATTTTTGGATCCAAAATACCTCTTCTGAagattgtgtattttttttttcttcaatttcattatttaacgtttaatttttcttgatttattttatagattttttatttttttaattttatccttctatatttaattgattttaaattgatcttcgtaatctattttgatttaatttttttaagtttatcgtGATTTCAAACTAACATattgatatttgattaatgtttaattttaaacgtgtctatttttattttcatataactaaatgaaagataattttaataacccaaaacttttttttttaattaaatatttttcaatttcatacttcaaTATTGTATAAATTTCACACATATTAACCCAACTGtgtcaatatttataaaagatCTTGTAAAGTATACATCAGATtatgaattcaaaatcaattttttttttaatcatgtatattgaatgttaaattttaatttaacagTTCGGACTTAACTGAACATGATGGCacataataagaagaagaaaacatcaaAGAATCTCCTTGCTAAAAACAAGATAGATAAGTATGGCCTCCTAAAGAATGcctttcttttataataaaaaacatgtacaCAAAAAACCTAAATAGTTCTCTTATCAGTAAACACTACCTATGATGATGAACATCTGAACCTGTGAACTACACAGTATGTACCCCCCCTCCAAGCCAGAAAATTCACGCACCAGCCCTCATTTCCCTGCATTTTTTagggtaaaaaagaaaaaatgtattAGTCATGCTTGATTGAGACCACAAATTCTTCATCATCCCATCTTGCATTATGCAAGGCACCAGCATCGATCCCCACACAGCATGCAACAGATGAGTTAATATCAGAAACCAGCTTCCGGAGAAACCTACTGTATAAAAACTAAGGATTATCAAAACAAGCACCCTTCTTGCACCCAACCATACAGACACCAAGGTGCTTGTTCAGCCTGTGTCATTGCATGGAAAGGGCAGAATCACAGTTCCTTTCGTACAACATTATCGAAAGAAACTTGTGTTTCTGTGCTACTCAAGTTTGAACTTGAAGCATCAGCCAAGCATTGAAGCAAAGCTAATACATCAACAGTATCATCTAGATAGTATCTAGCTTTGCTTGGCTTTTGGCCAACAGTGCATGCAAAAATCGCTGGAGCTGAAGGGAGTGATGAACTATATGGTGTTTTTGATATGCTTTCAAACATGTCTTCATCAGATCTGTCATCCCCGATGCACAACACAAAGCCAGGGGGTTTCCCACTAGCGATCATTTTGGAAAGAACCTTCTCTGCAACAAACCCTTTAGTTACTCCCTGCACATTTTTAAGGTCAATGTTAGACCActttcaaaacaaaagggaaaaaaaattcaggaacACAGGAACAAACCACAAACAAAAAGCACGCATACCTGTGGTTTTACTTCAACAATATTCTGGCCCCTCTTAACAGCTACTGGATCATTTGCAAGGACATTTTCCAGATGATCTAACAGTTCCTTGGCTTGGCAAGATCCAAAATCTGGATCAGCATCTTGGTGGTGCCATACCAAGGCACTCTCCTTAACCTCTATATAGGAACCATCAGTTGCCTCTGTGTACAATTTCATGACAGGTTCGGCAATATTTTTCCAATCAAAATCCACAGCCAAAGAACTCGTTTCCCAGTCAGACATCCCACTCCACCTACAAGAAGAAAAGGCAACAACATCTTACAAAAAGGGATCCTACCAAATTAATAGAAAACCACTAGCTTCATTTACTATTGCAGCCACCTAAGAAGTGGAGAAGTTAACTTTCCTTGAATGACTTCTGTGTTTGAACCTTACAAGCTCCATTTAATAGACAAAAAGTTTGCCTTGCTAGCAAAATTAGTAAGCTAGacattcaatattttaataactatTAAAATACCTGAAGAAGTATCCATGCTCAGCTGCTATACCCAGATTTTCACATTGAACAAACCAATCGCTCAGGGGCTTTTTTCCTCTACCACTAACTATAAACACACTGTTCATGGGATCAGCGCAAAGATTGTTTAGAACAGAGATGACTTCAGGAGTGGGGGTTTTAGCAAGAGAAATATGAGGCACCATTGTTCCATCATAGTCCAAGAATATTGCCCTTTTAGATGTTCTCTTGTATGCTGAGATGACATAGTCATTGGAAAGCTTCCTAAAGCTAGGAGAGAGTGATAAAACTCTGAAATTCAGACCAAAGCCAATACCCCAGCAACGTTTGCTATAATGATCTTTGCACGCTCGCTTCA contains:
- the LOC133675496 gene encoding protein NUCLEAR FUSION DEFECTIVE 2-like — its product is MASSRFTVFTLAVFSIFSLSQVGAANKLKLSPFESALDTLQNQIGYAFKNIGYLRRAMTHSSFSEENNKALSILGSNVIDTSVSMYYLGKDAEISSKDLNRRIADNSKVDTSCAVDGMRLGLHKVVRVSPKTNSTTPLVVCSAFRALFGAIAIDTKKADDAGIVFWKVHGREVGKPMVM